A genome region from Thermococcus gorgonarius includes the following:
- a CDS encoding 50S ribosomal protein L37e produces MGAGTAPKGKRNRTPTHIRCRRCGRKAFNVKKGYCAACGFGRSRRMRKYSWSHKWKKKRNLSY; encoded by the coding sequence ATGGGAGCGGGGACGGCACCAAAGGGCAAGCGCAATAGGACTCCGACCCACATAAGGTGCAGGCGCTGCGGTAGGAAGGCCTTCAACGTCAAGAAGGGCTACTGCGCCGCCTGCGGCTTCGGTAGGAGCAGAAGGATGAGGAAATACAGCTGGTCTCACAAGTGGAAAAAGAAGAGGAACCTCTCCTACTGA
- a CDS encoding LSm family protein: MAERPLDVIHKSLDKDVLVLLKRGGEFRGKLIGYDIHLNVVLAGADYIQDGEVVKSYGKIVVRGDNVLAISPVDIE; this comes from the coding sequence ATGGCGGAAAGACCACTCGATGTTATCCACAAGTCCCTCGACAAGGACGTGCTCGTGCTCCTGAAGAGAGGAGGAGAGTTCAGGGGAAAGCTCATCGGTTATGATATCCACCTGAATGTTGTCCTCGCCGGTGCCGATTATATCCAGGACGGCGAGGTCGTTAAGAGCTACGGTAAAATTGTCGTAAGGGGAGACAACGTTCTGGCGATTTCCCCCGTTGACATTGAGTGA
- the coaBC gene encoding bifunctional phosphopantothenoylcysteine decarboxylase/phosphopantothenate--cysteine ligase CoaBC, which yields MLHHIKLIHASKSRKLVGKKIVLAISGSIAAVECVKLARELIRHGAEVHAVMTPNATKIIHPYAMEFATGNPVVTEITGFIEHVELAGEHENKADLILVCPATANTISKIANGIDDTPVTTVVTTAFSHTPIMIAPAMHSTMYDHPIIKENIEKLKKLGIEFIGPRFEEGKAKVASIDEIVYRVIKKLHPKPLKGKRVLVTAGATREYIDPIRFITNASSGKMGVAMAEEAELRGAEVTLIRTRSSVPSFVERQIEVDTVEEMMNAIESELSSKRYDVVVMAAAVSDFRVKEKSKVKIKSDRILTLELEPTPKIISRIKELQPEVFLVGFKAETGLNEEELISEARKQISRAGSDLVVANTLKAFGSDENEVILVGRDIHKRLPRMSKRELAERLWDEIEKLLSTRIEKKKAQ from the coding sequence ATGCTACACCACATCAAACTTATACATGCCTCGAAGAGCAGAAAGCTGGTTGGAAAAAAGATAGTGCTTGCAATTTCTGGGAGCATAGCGGCAGTTGAATGCGTTAAGCTGGCAAGGGAGCTAATAAGGCACGGTGCTGAGGTTCACGCAGTCATGACGCCAAACGCGACCAAGATAATACATCCTTATGCCATGGAGTTCGCAACTGGAAATCCTGTTGTTACAGAGATAACCGGGTTTATCGAGCATGTGGAACTGGCCGGGGAGCATGAGAACAAAGCCGACCTAATTCTTGTCTGTCCAGCAACGGCAAACACGATCTCAAAGATAGCCAACGGAATAGACGACACACCCGTTACAACCGTCGTGACAACTGCTTTTTCTCACACGCCGATAATGATAGCCCCTGCGATGCACTCCACAATGTACGACCATCCCATAATAAAAGAGAACATTGAAAAGCTCAAGAAACTTGGCATCGAGTTCATAGGGCCGCGTTTTGAAGAGGGGAAAGCAAAGGTCGCGTCAATAGATGAGATAGTCTACAGAGTCATCAAAAAGCTCCACCCCAAACCCCTGAAGGGAAAACGCGTCCTCGTCACAGCTGGAGCAACGAGAGAGTACATAGACCCCATAAGGTTCATAACGAACGCGAGTAGCGGCAAAATGGGCGTCGCCATGGCGGAGGAGGCCGAACTGAGGGGGGCGGAGGTAACGCTGATAAGAACCAGAAGCAGCGTTCCAAGCTTCGTAGAGAGGCAGATAGAAGTGGACACCGTTGAGGAAATGATGAACGCCATAGAATCCGAGCTCAGTTCAAAGAGGTACGATGTTGTTGTCATGGCCGCAGCGGTCAGTGATTTTAGAGTTAAGGAGAAAAGCAAAGTAAAGATCAAGAGCGACCGGATTCTAACCCTTGAACTTGAACCGACTCCCAAAATCATCAGCAGGATAAAAGAACTCCAGCCGGAGGTTTTTCTAGTAGGATTCAAGGCAGAAACCGGATTAAATGAAGAAGAGCTGATCAGTGAGGCCCGGAAGCAGATATCCAGAGCAGGAAGTGATTTAGTTGTGGCCAACACTCTCAAGGCCTTCGGGAGCGATGAAAACGAAGTTATCCTCGTCGGCAGGGACATCCACAAGAGGCTCCCGAGAATGAGCAAGAGAGAACTTGCAGAAAGGCTCTGGGATGAGATAGAGAAGCTATTGAGTACGAGAATAGAAAAGAAAAAAGCTCAGTAG